Sequence from the Paenibacillus tundrae genome:
GGTTGTCTCATCATCAATACGTCCAAGCTTCATTGCAGCAATCGCTTTGGCAGCTACCTGAATTGCACTAATACCGTCTTCCGGATTCACACCAGCGTGTGCAGACTTACCATAAATATTCATTTGAATCTCGGCTCTTGCGGGTGCAGCAACACAGATCGTACCGACTGCTCCATTGGAATCGAGTGCATATCCGAACTCAGCTTGGATATCATCAGGATTCATGGCACGTGCTCCAACCAGTCCTGACTCTTCGCCAACTGTGATAACAAACTGAATCTTACCATGCGGCACGTTGTTCTCCTGAATCGCGCGAATGGCTTCAAACAGTGCCGCAATGCCGGCCTTGTCGTCTGCACCAAGAATCGTTGTTCCATCACTGCGAATCCAGCCGTCTTCACCCAGTTCAGGCTTAATGCCTTGCCCAGGTGTTACAGTATCCATATGGCAAGTGAAAAACATCGGGGTTACCCCTTCAGTTCCTTCTGCTTCCCATGTAACAACGAGATTACCGGCACCATGCCCCGTTTTCTCCATTGTATTGTCCTCATATACGCTGAGACCAAGAGCCGCGAACTGTTCTTTTAACACCTTAGAGATGTTATGTTCGTTCTTAGTCTCACTATCGATCTGTACAAGTTCCATAAAATGATCTACGACACGCTTTTGATTAATCATAGGACTTTCCTCCCTTACGTGGATACGGTACAATAACATTACTGTGGTTTTTTATTTCTTGGTTGAAAGGAGTTCGCTCATCATGCAAAGAAAAAAATGGTTTCGCATCATTGTCTACATCATGCTAATCGCCATGGTTGGCTCCACCCTATTCATTGCTCTCGAACCATTACTATTTGGTTAAAACATGAAGTCTTGAACTGTCTCCATTACAGACGGTGAAGGGCTTCTTTTTCTGAGATCCAATTCATCTCATACGAGAACAGCCTGCTGAAATAGGGAACGATATCTTGTGCAACCCGTTGTATCTCGTAGGTTTGTCCTGTCATATCCTCTAGTGAGGTCACCCCATATTGCTCAATGCCGCAAGGGACAATGCCTTGGAATCCTTCATGCTGAATCCCTGACGTAACATTAAAAGCAAACCCGTGGCTTGTTACGAAACCTCTCCTCGTCTTACAACGATTGAACTTTACACCGATCGCGGCAATCTTCATATCCCCGATCCAGACTCCTGTGTACCCTTCTTTGCGTCCTGCATCAACGCCTTGATCTGCCAAATAATCAATGATGACCTGTTCTAGCCTGCGCAGATAGGCATGTAAATCGAGATCTTCATCTCGTCCGAGCACAAGCAAAGGATAACCCACAAGCTGACCAGGGCCATGATAAGTAATATCACCGCCGCGGTCAATTTGAAACACGGAGATTCCTTGCTCTCGTAATTGCTCCTCACTTAAAAGTAGATGCTCAGGATGATTTTGAGAACCAATTGTATACGTAGGTGGATGCTGAAGCAAAAGTAGTTGTTCCACCCCTACGCCTTCATCAAGTTGCTGCACAATCGCTTTTTGCCGGTTCCAAGCCTCTTCATAATCAAGCATTGGTATGTATGCCACATCCATAGGCTTGTTCATGATCTCCCACACCCTTTTCCTTCAATGTGCAATGTATTCATGAGCGCCCAACCATATACAGCGGGAAAAGTGCACGGCCTACGGCCATACACTTATCCATAACCCTTCATTTCACATCTAACATCGATGTTTCTATTCGGAATATTTAGTTACAGCATCATCAACAAAAACTTAATAAACTTTGGTCTCCATGTTATAACCTTCAAGATTCTCTTTGACCCGTTGCAAGAATCGCCCACTGATTACACCATCCAGAATACGATGATCTAGGGACAGACAGAGATTCGCCATGGAGCGAACTGCAATCATATCGTTAATAACGACTGGTTTTTTGACAATAGATTCAAATGTCAGAATAGCCGCTTGTGGATAATTGATGATCGGTTGAGATAGGATTGAACCAAACGAGCCGGTATTGTTCACTGTGAACGTTCCACCTTGCATATGATCAAGTTTCAACGTTCCTTCTCGGGTTTTCCGTGCTAAGTCATCAATCTCACGAGCCAGACCCGCGATATTACGCTGATCTGCATGTTTAATTACAGGCGTTAAGACCGAATCTTCTGTACCCACAGCCATAGATAGGTTAATGTCGCGTTTCACAATAATTTTATCGACGGCCCAAACAGAATTCATAATTGGGTAGTCCTTAATTGCATTTACGACACCTTTCATCATGAATGATAAGTACGTCAGATTGATGCCTTCTTTGCGCTTGAACTCATCCTTGAGTTTGTTACGCAGCATAACCAGATTAGTAACGTCTACCTCAATCATGGTCCAAGCATGAGGGATTTCCGATACACTTTGCCGCATATTACGAGCGATTGCATTTCGTACAGGGGTAACATCAATAAAGTATTCCGATCTTCCCTGTCCGCCGCCTTCCACTTCAATTTGCGGAATTTTCGGACTCTCGGTCAGATGAATGCCCGAATGTCTGACTGGAATGCCAGCATCAGCAGCCGGAACAGCTGCACCTGAAGCAGCATTAGAGACTTGTGCATCATTCCGATTCAGTCCGCTAAACGGTGACGGCGAAGCAGCTGATACCCCAGCGGAAGCATTCTGCCCAGTCGATGGTGTAGCCAGCGTAGATGCTCCTTGTCCGCCTTGTGCAATGACTGCCAGTACGTCTTTACGTGTAATACGTCCACCCGTGCCTGTACCTTGGATACTCTGTAAATTCAAACCGTGCTCCGCTGCCAGTGTTTGTACTGCTGGAGAATAGCGGTTACGCATCGGCTGATTCGGATCATGTGCAATTGCACCGCCAGCATTTGTACTTGCCGATTGAACCGAAGCTTGTTGTTCACGAGCTGGCTCTTGATGTAGACCCTGCGAAGCCTGCATCTCTTGTGTTGCCACGTCTTGTTCAGATGCTTCAACTTGCATACGGCAAATGACTTCACCTACAGCAATAGTCGTGCCTTCCTCTACGAGAAGATCACCCATGATTCCATCAACAGTCGATGGAATCTCAGCATTAACTTTATCCGTAATGACTTCACAGATCGGTTCGTACTGCTCCACTTGATCACCCGGTTTTTTCAACCATTTCGCTATGGTAGCCGAGACCAGCGATTCCGCCAGTTGTGGCATAATGACCTCGATCCATTTCATACTCATTGGTTTTATCACTCCAAACTTTACATTTAACCTCATATGGAAATTGTAGCATAACACGAACTTTGGAAGCAGTTATACTTCAGAACAATTTCATACAACGTTCTTGAAAAACAAATCTATACGTTCATGTTCAGAGAGATTGTTATTCAGTACCTTCAAACAACCTCTCTAGACCTTTAATACTCGGCGAGTGTGCGCATAGCTTCCTTCGCTTTATCCTTGCTCAGCATATAAAACTTCTCCAAGGTTGGGCTGATTGGCATAGCTGGCACATCTGGACCGCATAAGCGCTGAATCGGAGCGTCCAGTTCAAACAAGCACTCTTCGCTAATTATGGCAGCAACTTCGGCACCAACGCCGCCCGTTTTGTTATCTTCGTGTACAATCAGTACTTTGCCCGTCAACCTTGCGGATGCAATAATGGCTTCACGATCAAGCGGTTGTAATGTACGCAAGTCAAGAACGTGTGCTGTAATACCTTCTTCACGTTCCAGTTCTTCCGCAGCCTGCATAACGAAGTGCAACGGTTGACTGTATCCGATCACGGTAATATCCGCACCTTCGCGAAGTACATTGGCTTTGCCGATTGGAACGATGTAATCATCTTCTGGTACATCTTCCTTGATCAGTTTGTAACATTTTTTGTTCTCAAAAAAGAGCACAGGATCCGGATCACGAACAGCCGCCTTAAGCAGTCCTTTGGCATCATATGCCGAATAAGGAGC
This genomic interval carries:
- a CDS encoding M20/M25/M40 family metallo-hydrolase — protein: MINQKRVVDHFMELVQIDSETKNEHNISKVLKEQFAALGLSVYEDNTMEKTGHGAGNLVVTWEAEGTEGVTPMFFTCHMDTVTPGQGIKPELGEDGWIRSDGTTILGADDKAGIAALFEAIRAIQENNVPHGKIQFVITVGEESGLVGARAMNPDDIQAEFGYALDSNGAVGTICVAAPARAEIQMNIYGKSAHAGVNPEDGISAIQVAAKAIAAMKLGRIDDETTANIGKFQGGSALNVVCDFVQIEAEARSIVQEKVELQVSQMREALETTCRKYGATAEFRSEILYPAFGFHDEHEVVQLAQRAIRSVGLETSTFPSGGGSDANIFNGFNIPTANLAVGYEDIHTTKERIRAQDIAKLSEIVVAIIQETASTSTK
- the prli42 gene encoding stressosome-associated protein Prli42, which encodes MQRKKWFRIIVYIMLIAMVGSTLFIALEPLLFG
- the lipB gene encoding lipoyl(octanoyl) transferase LipB; translation: MNKPMDVAYIPMLDYEEAWNRQKAIVQQLDEGVGVEQLLLLQHPPTYTIGSQNHPEHLLLSEEQLREQGISVFQIDRGGDITYHGPGQLVGYPLLVLGRDEDLDLHAYLRRLEQVIIDYLADQGVDAGRKEGYTGVWIGDMKIAAIGVKFNRCKTRRGFVTSHGFAFNVTSGIQHEGFQGIVPCGIEQYGVTSLEDMTGQTYEIQRVAQDIVPYFSRLFSYEMNWISEKEALHRL
- a CDS encoding dihydrolipoamide acetyltransferase family protein, whose protein sequence is MSMKWIEVIMPQLAESLVSATIAKWLKKPGDQVEQYEPICEVITDKVNAEIPSTVDGIMGDLLVEEGTTIAVGEVICRMQVEASEQDVATQEMQASQGLHQEPAREQQASVQSASTNAGGAIAHDPNQPMRNRYSPAVQTLAAEHGLNLQSIQGTGTGGRITRKDVLAVIAQGGQGASTLATPSTGQNASAGVSAASPSPFSGLNRNDAQVSNAASGAAVPAADAGIPVRHSGIHLTESPKIPQIEVEGGGQGRSEYFIDVTPVRNAIARNMRQSVSEIPHAWTMIEVDVTNLVMLRNKLKDEFKRKEGINLTYLSFMMKGVVNAIKDYPIMNSVWAVDKIIVKRDINLSMAVGTEDSVLTPVIKHADQRNIAGLAREIDDLARKTREGTLKLDHMQGGTFTVNNTGSFGSILSQPIINYPQAAILTFESIVKKPVVINDMIAVRSMANLCLSLDHRILDGVISGRFLQRVKENLEGYNMETKVY
- a CDS encoding alpha-ketoacid dehydrogenase subunit beta, yielding MAVMEYIDAIRLAMKEEMERDENVFVLGEDVGVKGGVFTTTKGLQEQFGDMRVMDTPLSESAIAGVAIGAAMYGMKPIAEMQYSDFMLPATNQIISEAAKIRYRSNNDWSCPIVIRAPIGGGIFGGLYHSQCPESIFFGTPGLKIVAPYSAYDAKGLLKAAVRDPDPVLFFENKKCYKLIKEDVPEDDYIVPIGKANVLREGADITVIGYSQPLHFVMQAAEELEREEGITAHVLDLRTLQPLDREAIIASARLTGKVLIVHEDNKTGGVGAEVAAIISEECLFELDAPIQRLCGPDVPAMPISPTLEKFYMLSKDKAKEAMRTLAEY